The bacterium genome has a segment encoding these proteins:
- a CDS encoding HDOD domain-containing protein encodes MGAVSERELQKLIRGMAPLSESAKQLLELMEDPEHAIPDVIAVVEKDGPLTARVLRISNASAMAPSSPIEHLDHAVSYLGERTVVSAAVLQGCDSWIQASLEGYLTGPAGLWASGLQGAIAARLIAHEHGGQVSPSLAYTGALLRDIGKVVLSPFLEGRVAGLMARVANGSASDWLAAEREMLARIIHEEVAFLN; translated from the coding sequence GTGGGAGCCGTCAGCGAGCGTGAACTCCAGAAACTCATCCGCGGGATGGCACCGCTCTCGGAATCCGCGAAGCAGCTCCTGGAGCTGATGGAGGATCCGGAGCACGCTATTCCGGACGTGATCGCCGTGGTCGAGAAGGACGGCCCCCTGACGGCTCGCGTGTTGAGGATTTCAAACGCGTCTGCCATGGCGCCCTCCAGTCCGATCGAACATCTCGATCACGCGGTGTCCTATCTTGGTGAACGCACGGTCGTGTCAGCAGCCGTGCTCCAAGGATGCGACAGCTGGATCCAGGCCAGCCTCGAGGGCTACCTGACAGGGCCCGCGGGCCTCTGGGCGAGCGGCCTTCAGGGCGCCATCGCTGCACGCTTGATCGCCCATGAGCACGGGGGGCAGGTCTCCCCCTCGCTGGCCTACACCGGCGCGTTGTTGAGGGATATCGGCAAGGTCGTACTCTCACCGTTCCTGGAGGGGCGCGTGGCCGGGTTGATGGCCCGAGTGGCGAACGGAAGCGCAAGCGATTGGTTGGCCGCCGAGCGAGAGATGCTAGCC